The Plasmodium yoelii strain 17X genome assembly, chromosome: 8 DNA window AATTGCTCAAACAACCATAAACATCCAGccttaattttatcgaaatcAGTCTTACATTCTGTTTTCCCTGGTTCTCCATTAGAGCAGTAATTCTTAGCATTCcctaaattattaatatcacTAGTTGTAGAATTGCTTAAGTCATCAGGTAAATAGTTTCTCAATGTATCAAATTttttacactaagaaaacatttaaaaaagtataatacaaatatatgttaatgaaactcttataaaataaaatttaatgaattttataggCAATATAATATCAACAAATACaagcaaattttattaaaaaatgcagatACCAGGTCATAATCcattgtaattttattttgtttataatatgtagattatgtaacatcatattttatatattttatgcttaataaatgacaaaataattgaagattaatataaaattatctgTAATTTATCatgttattatcatttttaatattaatttaaagataatatggaACAGTATAATAACTTTACGGTAGTTAGATAAATTATCGTGTTTTGGGTATGTTTAATACATGTTTTACCATATGTGTATAGATACAATTTTACATAAATTGTTATCCTTAATAACACTCATATgaacattattataaaaattaaagcaaCTTTGTaacgaattaaaaatatatcgtcttatacatatgctttaatatggaaaataaacaacaccatatattttgtttaataaACAGTATCCCAAAACTAATATACtgaaaaaatcgaaacaattaagaaacccattattactataatccttaaagtatataaatagttatttttttaaatatattaaatatttacatactTGTTTCTATTACTATATACCAtgctttattaaaattatagtattttcaaaataaattgcatatacttaaatttatattgtttttatttaatttatatacatttcaATTATagttaacattttcaataactttatttttattcttacaCATTCCGTTTTACAAATATACTTTATttggtaattttataatatattttgtcgTCCTTtcgattttttaaaacaccAATTAACGCTGAACCTGTACTTATAAgattaaataagtctttgaatgcatattatttttaaaataatgcttagtaaatattaaacatatatacctactgatgatattttaaagtataatataaaactatgtttaattaggttcttatattgcactttaataggagagagataagatatattttctctttcaatatataaatttatataaatattctttaaatgctctacattgttcatttttatcttatatattatattttatagttatcaatgtatatacaatcaactcatttattaaaaattcaatattttatgaattctatggtaaaacaacgacaatataatatgcgttaatatggaataataaaatgaaatttaaCACGAATTAAGTCTTTAacagtttttttatttatttatttttttagaatataaaaccacatatTCAAAATTGGACCATTAACAAAAACATAACATTAATACcattataatgtattattatttgccttctctataaaattaatatcagtatttaattataagaaggtttcacaatatatcaatatttcaatattagttattgaataatattttgccagtttatatgtataggtatataatattaacgttattctatctatcatattatttataattattaaaacaaaatatgataaaaaatttattaatatacttatattatattttttaactattttaaaatataatttatttatacctcaaaactataaagttcaaaattaatagtgattaatccaatagtatacctttatagtaaataaattaatgtatatattaataactctattatttgaatttaaaactttatcataaaataaaactatatataatcgaaaattaaaaggatagtatacatatatctataatttaattttttactaatatgcatatttttattgattattaaaaatgttaggtgcataaaacatcttttatagataatgttgtattgtcgattctcgatcgatattttatgaatatctattattacagttcagttggataaAATGATTTGAATCTAAATAACTATGATACAAATCATAAGTTTtgctaaataaaaaaacatattatgatatgcataattcaatatagtcCCTGATTAACAAGTTTAATGTAATAGTCAATTATGATATtcaataatatgaattcatatataatcaatatttatattaatatatgcaatatagacattttattttaatcatattaaattgcCATAAACAcacaattgtatatattatactttatgggGAAATTGGTATTGATCCCTTTCATGTTAGATTATTCCccttttggttgcatattttgactttttaacttcatcttctgattaaacatacggaatgatacatatattaaattagtgtttaaattataaaaaattaaataaagatgtaATATTTggccctaacccgaatgtGGGTTCCACAAACATAACTTCAAcccccacaacataaaaactatataaaaattattcacatattttgatcaaaaattaattccaaatagacagtttcttaaaatatataaatcattattactattactgAATTAGTAATCAATCTTCGAATCAAATTAATGAcccattttcttctttatattttttattttttctcttaatttttgtttttgaaatcgtttccgaaatccaaataacgaatactaatataaaatgttaagaaacatatgatttttttgttaatgtttgcatatttataatgaaaataattttaaaattctttattatttaccttgtaagaaattcctaaaagaaatgctattgcaccaaatatcgataaaactgtaaataGTTTGTTTGTTACCGATGAACCTGATGATGTATCTTCAGAACTTTGTAGAATTTGTTGGGCAGAATTTTCTGTTTTTTCTATCGTTGGAAGAGgtgaatattttaaatgttgattattattatatttattcataaaattatcataatcttTTGATAAAGTAGACAATAGTTCATTATAGAAACTATTATTAGTAATATCagaatttttattcatttctctatatttattaacaaattgATTAGCATTTTCCGAACATTTTGTGCAATATGGTGTATTATCATCAAATTCATTATACATTtcacataatgatttaaatgcttcataaaaattaaatataatatttctatTCATActcaaaaaatatgtttttttatctataagcTCCTTATAATTGCTATACTCTGTAACACCatttatagaatttttatacttatcattatttatagttgttttataaaaaaattgtagatTGCTATCATTTCCTGGTTGTTCctttaggtttaacatataacttaaccatatcaaaatgtaatcaacaatattgatgtTTCTTTTTGCAACAGACTGAAACAATTCAGAACTCCCAAAGAATTGcataaaaagatataaacATCCACCAGCAATTCTTTCAAAATCAGTATCACAACCACTACCATCACAATAACTATCTAAAAAATTTCTTTCTTTAAATTGATAGTTATTACTACTGTCCAATTTATCAGGAAATTTATTCCATAGATTCTCGAATTTTTGgcactaagaaaacatttaaaaacaaatattagaaatgtataatattgaacatttgattaaaataaattttaatgatatttatatgtaatacaatatcaaaaatgcatataccacttctttattcattataatggaattttatttttgatttgtaaattgagtaaaataatgctgttttatatacactcCCCCCAATATGTGACGCTAATACTTTGgccctatatataacaactgtctgtagttaaatatattataagtttttcaataattaaattaatatagaataataaaatgatattattactaaaggaacgttttatttctttttgtgacaattatttaaattaccttaaatagagggttgcttaatacattttagttaaatataaatacgatgcattttataaaaaaaatgctattcttACTAGCATCTGGTAAAActttgttataaaaatatatatacttttataaataatttaaagtatgtttaaacatagaaaaggaatatatttatattttatgttttaatgattgtccttctaaaacttaaatactgtatagatctaaaaaataaaaagttctattattattataatacttaaaaatatgtaaatagtaattttttaaagtatattaaatttttatataattttttcttataatatataatactgtttttttctaaaattatattattttcgaattaagttgcattgttcccttttttaattgcatatacataattttaatattatttttatttaatatatatcaattccaattatatttaacattttcaataactttagttttattcctatataattaaatttagaaatatacccttttgggtaattttataatatattttgcacatctttctcacggtttaaaacgacaattagcactgaaaccgtatttataagcttaaataggtattttaatgcatattatttttaaaataatacttagtatatattaattattaacatataaataactattgatgcaaattttaaagtacaataaaaaaatatgtgtaattaggttggtatatttgcattttagataggagagataagggaagtatgcttttttaagacaaggatGTAGCCATATAAGATTTACCTATTCTATATAACTAATTATGTCTTGTATTTCTTTAACATTAAACTATCAGTTcatgtatacattaaaaataacttagaattattacttttctaaatatatagtttgcttttatattttataataaactatatttacttctatgatgaaaaactataaaattattaatattatttttcttggtattgttaattctaatattagcACATTAACAAAATACTAAGTCGGAATTgtattatttcatttgatgttttgtgcatacaattttaattttatcatacctttaataatatatataattaatttatagcCATATAACTGTatcaaataaacataatatatttgttcgtgtttaatactttatctattgttattactattattattactgctatatcactgtatagtacaacgAACTAATTAATTCACTCAAGAGGAATACTTTAATTCAATTAGTATTATTCCTTGTTTCATCGTTTTTAAATCAAGCATTCTAGAACATATTACTTCGTAAtagcaatatatttaattatatatttgtggatttgtatatatataataacctaataaaaatattattagctcaaattatattaattattacatattttttctatatactttggattaatatataattgtatatgtttcctaaatttaacatatttcagtattatttattggtataacattttaccattttatatgtataggtatataataataacgcattATATCtatgatattatttataattattagaataaaatatgatattaaattttattaatatacttatattttattttttaacaattttaaatgtaatatatttatacctcaaaactataaagcttaaaaataaatggtgattaatctaatattatacctttatagtaaataaattaatgtatatataactatttctatcaatattaattaaaactttaacataaaattatactatatataatcgaaagttaaaaggataatatgtctatatctataatgtaattatttattaatatgtacatttttattttattactaaaaatattagatacataaaacatattttatagatatcgtTGCATTGTCGATTTTATATCGATAtgtatgaatctatattttataattatctaTTAGATATTAGTACTGTGCTTATTAATGCACAAAACACATATATTAATccgaatatatattgtaatgtGGACAAATATTTCAATcgaatataattataattcataccatcatatataataatattatacagttcgtttatcaaaatataatttaaattaaaaaaaatgatacaaataatttttgctaaataaaatgttttattaaacaaaaaacatattatgttatgcataattcaatataattatgattaacaagctttatataataaataattataatatatcataatatgaattaatatatgcaatatagacatttttttttaatcatattaaatcgatatgaacactaaattatatatattataaattatgaaaaaatattatgtaacccttttcatattaatgacaATGCTCCTTTTGgattacatatttttaacttcatcttgaaattaaacatacgggatgatacatatattaaattagtatttaagttataaaaaattaaataaagatataatacttagccctaacccgaatgtAGATTCCCCCAATATAACCTCAATCCTGACCCATAACATAAaatctatataaaaattatgcaaaaattacttcccaatagacagtttcttaaaatatataaatcattattattatttctgaAATAGTactactcttcgaatcatatattaatgattcatcctcttctttatattttttattttttctcttatttgttgttttttaaatcgtttccgaaatccaaataacgaatactaatataaaaattgtaagcatattatatattttttgataatagCATATAAGTAATCAcgtaaataatttataaattccttattatttaccttataagcaattcccaagaaaattggtattgcaccaaatatcaataaaactggaattaatttgcttgctatcgacgaacttgatgatgtatCTTCAAAAATTTGTCCAGTAACTCCAGTTATTCCAGTTACTCCAGTTTCTTCAGTTACTCCAGTTTCTTCAGTTACTTCAGTTTCTTCAGTTACTCCAGCTTCTCCAGTACCTCCTATAGTATATTGTGGTGTAATTGTCTCTTTATCGGCTTTAAGTTTTCTTTCTTGAGCAGCTGTACattcttttttaaaattatcataatcatttgatagtATAGAcaatatttctttatatggATTGCTATCAGTAATATGAGGATCATTCTTAAGttcttcatatttattaaaaaattcattattGTCTTCCAAATATTTCTTGCAATcgttattttcatcatcaagttcattatacatttcacataatgatttaaatgctttataaaatttagatacaATATTACTATCCATATACAAAAAATCACGTTTTGTATCTATAAGACCcttataattatcataacCAGATAAgtcatttatataatcattatACTTATTACAACTATTTATGTATGTActataaaaatcatttacATTGTCTTTTCCTTCACTTTTGCCcaggtttaacatataacttaaccatatcaaaatgtaatcaacaatattgatgtTATTTTGCGCAGGAGGGGGAATCAAACCACAATCCTTAATGAATTCatccaacaaatataaacatccagcactTATTTTATCCAAATCACtttgaaaattattatcattacaagaattatttaaaaaattattattattacaaacAGTATTTAAAATCGTATCATCTTTAATTTCATTGTTTCCTTTAACTTTCAATTCATCGGAAATCCATTCCCTTACATTCTTGAACCTTTTACACTAAGAAATCagttaaaaacaattaataaaaacgcaaattattaaaataaagtttaatgatatttatatgtaatacaatataaaaaaatataaaggaaactattattattaaaaaatgcatataccattTCTTTATCCATTGTGGTGAAATTTCATTTtagatttgtaaattgaataaaatcatgttgtttttatatatactataccAACTATGTGACGtaaatactttaaccctatatattacaattgtctgtagttaaatatattataagtttttcaataatgaaattaatatagaataataaaataatattattacaaagAAAAGTTACATTAATcataattagctaaattaccttaaatagagggttgcttaatacattttatacaaaaaatgctattcttactaacatctggtataactttattataaaaatgaatatccttctataaagaatttaaagtatttttgaacatagaaaaggaatatatttatatcttatgttttGATCATTGTCcttcaaaaaatttaattctgtataaatctaaaaagttaaaaattatattattactataatccattaaatatattaaacttttatatatttgcttctaatactatatacaatgctttattcaaattataatgttttcaaattaagttatgtTACTTACAtctctatgcaaattatataaatttatattgtttttaatgaatgtagataaattcataatccattttaatgagtccgataactttatttttattcctatatacttcaatttagaaGTATATCTTATTGTGCAATTTTATAAActattttatgcatattttccattctttaaaagaacaattagcactgaacccgtacttataagcttaaataagtctttgaatgcatattatttttaaaatattgcttagtaaatattaacatataaatatatattaataatattttaaagtataataaaaaacgatgtttaattaggttgttatattgcctttaagaggagagagataagatatattgctattttaatatataaatttagataaatattcattaaatgttctacataattcattttatcttatacattttattgtatagttatcaatgttatacattcaaaaaatttattaaaaattctatattttattaattctacaaaaaacaataataatataatacgcgttaatattgaataataaaatgatatttaatattaattaagtatttaacaatttttccattaatccatatttttagaatataaaactagAAATTCCAAATTGAatcattaacaaatatataatgtattattatgtcttttcgataaaattaatatttaattatatgaaggtttcacaataaaacaatattttaatattaactatTTGTAATTTctagattatatgtataggcatataataatgcatcatatctataatattaaactttattaatatatttatattttattttttaactattttaaaatataatatatttatacctcaaaatataaaatttaaaaattaataattaatataatgttcTACCTTTATGATAAGTTAAATCGCACAAATAAATTcctattaatacaaaaagataatagtaactacaattacaacttcaaaaaatgttagaagcataacaataatttatagattatgttatattgtcgattctcgatcgatatttatgaatctatattttatgattatatattatacattagtAGTGTGCttaattaacattaaaaatataatcattaatatgaatcgaattataattatgctctgataataataatattatactgttcggttataaaaatacgatttaaattaaaatcaatatgtcacaaataataagttttactaaataaaataaagaaacatattatgatatgcataattcaatataattatgattaacaaatcttatataataaataattatgatatatcataatatgaattaatatatgtaatatagttattttactttaatcatattaaatatatattaacactcaattgtatatattataacttataaatatgttatgtaacccctttcatattaatggaagTACCCATTTGGGGGGGTACATATTTTGAATATCACCCCATGATTAAACATGCgggatgatacatatattaaattagtgtttaagttataaaaaattaaatgcaatataatacttagccctaacccggatatgggttccacaacataaaaactatataaaaattatgcaaaaattacttcgaaatagacaatttcttaaaatatatcaaccattattactattcctggaaTAACCAATACTcttcgaataatatattaatgatcagtttcttctttatttttttagcatttctcttaaatgttgtttttcaGGTCGTTTCCGAAaaccaaataacgaatactaatataaaatgttaagaagcgtacggttgtttgttaatgtttgcatatatataatattttttttaattccttattatttaccttataagaaactcccaataaaattgatgctgcaacaaatataattccAATTGTAattagtgtattttttattactgaACTTCGTGAATAATCTGCAAGtgatgaaaaattattacattcctcactattatatttatttttaaaatattcatgatcatttgataaattatACAATAGTTTATAATAGGAACTATGTTTATCAACACTAGAACCTCCAATAactttttgatatttttcaGAAAATTCATTAGCTTTTTGCAAATATTTCGTGCAATTTATAGTTTCTTCATTAAATTCACtatacatgttacataatgatttaaatgcaacataaaaattagatatatcgTTAATATCAATATTCATCGatcctatttttttatctataacatcctttctaatattattatcagcAAATATATCTTCCTCATAATAATTACTATTtgattctatatttttagtataaaaatcgtATAATTTGGTGGTTCCATTTTGTGttatttgatttattatataacttaaccataaaatagTATATTCAACAAATTTATCACTTTCTAAATTTTCCTTATCATCAATATTCTTAAAACTTTTTAGTAATGATATAAAAGTAGAACTAACTTTTTTGTCATCAGTATCACATTTATCATCAGGGCAATACGAATTAAAAAGACTCCCATAATGATCTCCTCGCGGGTTGTTCGGATCATCAACAATATAATTAACAGCCGCATTAATTAGTTCACactacgaatatattttacgaattaaacaaaaaatgtattaatataaatgttactaaaaataaaattaatataatttataggaatacaacatacgaataatataagaacATGATATATACCAAATCCTTagacattataatgaaattctgttataatttggagattatgcggggttatgtttatatatattgcatagaatatatgttatatttactTAAGTTCTTTACATAACAATTATCTT harbors:
- a CDS encoding PIR protein, whose translation is MDKEMCKRFKNVREWISDELKVKGNNEIKDDTILNTVCNNNNFLNNSCNDNNFQSDLDKISAGCLYLLDEFIKDCGLIPPPAQNNINIVDYILIWLSYMLNLGKSEGKDNVNDFYSTYINSCNKYNDYINDLSGYDNYKGLIDTKRDFLYMDSNIVSKFYKAFKSLCEMYNELDDENNDCKKYLEDNNEFFNKYEELKNDPHITDSNPYKEILSILSNDYDNFKKECTAAQERKLKADKETITPQYTIGGTGEAGVTEETEVTEETGVTEETGVTGITGVTGQIFEDTSSSSSIASKLIPVLLIFGAIPIFLGIAYKYSLFGFRKRFKKQQIREKIKNIKKRMNH
- a CDS encoding PIR protein; its protein translation is MNKEVCQKFENLWNKFPDKLDSSNNYQFKERNFLDSYCDGSGCDTDFERIAGGCLYLFMQFFGSSELFQSVAKRNINIVDYILIWLSYMLNLKEQPGNDSNLQFFYKTTINNDKYKNSINGVTEYSNYKELIDKKTYFLSMNRNIIFNFYEAFKSLCEMYNEFDDNTPYCTKCSENANQFVNKYREMNKNSDITNNSFYNELLSTLSKDYDNFMNKYNNNQHLKYSPLPTIEKTENSAQQILQSSEDTSSGSSVTNKLFTVLSIFGAIAFLLGISYKYSLFGFRKRFQKQKLREKIKNIKKKMGH